In Rhodothermales bacterium, one genomic interval encodes:
- a CDS encoding acyl-CoA thioesterase: MLSFDYRHRVRYRECDPMGVVYHTHYLDYFEIARTEALRDLGLPYAELEEAGISMPVTDVSVQYRRSATYDDVLIIRSIFPETVPVARVKIEYVVFREDVPDDVIATGHVTLCFMDTARGRPTRAPRRLVEIIERELART; this comes from the coding sequence ATGCTCTCTTTCGACTACCGGCACCGGGTACGCTATCGTGAATGCGATCCCATGGGTGTCGTTTACCACACGCACTACCTCGACTACTTCGAGATCGCTCGAACAGAGGCCCTCCGGGACCTTGGTTTACCGTACGCCGAGCTGGAGGAAGCGGGAATCAGCATGCCGGTCACGGACGTTTCGGTGCAGTATCGCAGATCTGCAACCTATGACGATGTCCTTATTATCCGATCGATCTTTCCGGAAACTGTACCGGTGGCAAGGGTAAAGATCGAATACGTCGTCTTCCGGGAAGACGTGCCAGACGACGTTATCGCGACGGGACATGTAACGCTGTGCTTCATGGACACGGCCCGCGGGCGCCCCACCAGGGCTCCTCGACGCCTGGTCGAAATTATTGAGCGGGAACTCGCAAGAACCTGA
- the nadC gene encoding carboxylating nicotinate-nucleotide diphosphorylase, with amino-acid sequence MPQIDRPEYISDEYLTDVIRTGLAEDVGDGDVTSLATVSPDTRAEGDFVCKQDGVLAGLSVASQVFRMVDDSIGVSWKISDGANVRAGDVAGTVRGPAISILTAERLALNILQRMGGIATMTREMVDAVASYRTKILDTRKTAPGLRLLDKWAVLLGGGTNHRIGLYDMILIKENHISSAGGIENAISAARKYANNSATPLKIEVEVTTLDEVRRALRMGGIDYLLLDNMTSVDPDGHLDTSLLTAAVELVDGAVETEASGNVTLETVTRIARTGVNNISCGALTHSVQALDISLLLNLHD; translated from the coding sequence ATGCCGCAGATCGATCGACCCGAGTATATCTCCGATGAATATCTAACCGACGTTATCCGCACCGGCCTGGCGGAGGACGTCGGAGACGGCGACGTGACTTCGTTGGCCACCGTATCACCGGACACACGCGCCGAAGGAGATTTCGTTTGCAAGCAGGACGGAGTATTGGCCGGCCTGTCGGTGGCCTCACAGGTCTTTCGGATGGTAGATGACAGCATTGGCGTTTCGTGGAAGATCTCGGATGGCGCGAACGTGAGGGCGGGCGATGTGGCGGGAACGGTCCGTGGACCCGCGATCAGCATTCTTACAGCCGAACGGCTCGCCTTGAACATCCTCCAGCGCATGGGCGGAATTGCGACGATGACACGAGAGATGGTGGATGCCGTCGCGTCGTATCGCACGAAGATTCTTGACACGCGAAAAACGGCCCCGGGACTTCGACTCCTTGACAAGTGGGCGGTCCTCCTCGGTGGCGGGACAAATCACAGAATCGGCCTCTACGACATGATTCTCATCAAGGAGAATCATATCTCGTCGGCCGGTGGAATTGAGAACGCCATCTCCGCTGCACGGAAGTACGCCAACAACAGCGCTACTCCGCTGAAGATCGAAGTTGAAGTCACGACGCTCGATGAAGTGAGACGGGCGCTTCGGATGGGAGGGATTGACTATCTCTTGCTGGATAATATGACTTCGGTCGATCCTGACGGCCATCTTGATACGTCCCTGCTCACCGCCGCGGTCGAACTGGTGGACGGCGCAGTCGAGACGGAGGCATCCGGCAACGTGACTCTTGAGACCGTCACCCGCATCGCCCGGACCGGCGTGAACAACATCTCCTGCGGCGCATTGACCCATTCGGTACAGGCTCTCGACATCTCGCTACTGCTAAACCTCCACGATTAG